AAAAGGCAAATCCCTTATGATACACCAGATCCGGCTCGGTTATTGATAGAGTGAATCGATCTGCCATTTCTTGAAATCTCTCTTCTGATTCAAAATCGTGGTGTAACGTGTATCCCCCCCTGTTCCGGTCATGGAATAgatgaaataaatcaaaaaatggatttttgttcAAGAATGAAATCTTATTGGAACTGTCCATATCCGGTTCATCCTTCGGAACCATATCACATCCCGGATCTGATGAAATAGGATGAATTGAGACGGTATTTTGTAAATACGTAATTATCTTGAATATATTaaccatttctttattttccgaTCGCCTGGAAGGGACAAAAGAAACATCTTGTTGTTTCTTCAACAATTTCTGATCTCTAGTGGACCTCTCAATAGGATTCGAACCCAGATGAAGTTCTGACCATCTGTCAGAGAAAAAAGAACGAATGGATCTTGTAGGATTCCCAAgaaattcttcaatttcttcCGGAAGCAGATGAATAATCATCTGCTTTTCACGTTCCGTGAATAGCCGGGACATTGACATTGAGGAATATCCAGAAAGGCATTTCGGGAATCGGTCTGATTCTATCTCTGTTCGTTCCGTTTGAAGAAAGGAAGGATCCCAAAGAATCGATCTTTCTTTTAGTTGTTGAATCTCTCTTTGATTGATCAATGTGTGATATTTCGAATCCTCATTACTAATGGAATCGAAATGATCTCTGGATTGATCAGAAGATCCTTTCAATTGGCTAGAATCCGTTACTTGAACGAAACTAGATCTTGTGGAATCATATTGAATATTTGACGATACATTCCGTACCTTGCTAAAAAACCGATCCTTGTTTACCAACCACACATTGTCTAACCAAATCCAATTCTCTCTCGATACGTTCCTCAAAAAATCCGATTCGTGCGGATTTTTCCCCCAACTAACGAAGAGATCTTGGCGGAATTGCCACATATGAAATTGAGCACAATTTTGCAAAGAAATAGCCCACTTGTTTCTCGAGAAGAGATGGGAAACATGCTCAATATCATTTGATTGAATAGTTGACCCAGCTCCTTGTTGTTTGAAGAAACCCTCCACTTCAATTGGTATTTTTTCACGAAAAGCAGACATGAGATAACAAATCCAGTGTTTCACTAAGATTTCGAATAGCTGTCCCGAATTCAAGTTGATTATGTTTCGCCTCTTCCTCGGAGAAAGACGATCAAACAATTCCCAATCATGGTCCTTGTGGATCGGATCATccatataatatacaaaaagaaactccagatatttgatatctttttctttgaatGAGATCTCAATTCCAGCGACGGTTTCATTAGATATCTTACAACTAGAATCCCTCTTTTTTCCGATCCAGTTCCTCCACCACCGCGAACCCCAGTTAGATTCAGGCATGATACACTTTTTAGTTATTGGGAGAACCCAAGTACTCTCTTTCGGATCCAGGAAACAGCTCTCAGagatcttttttccttttggaagATACAGGAGCGAAACAATCAACCTATTGATATTGGAAGACCCAAAAGATTCTTCCAATGTATCATTTCTGGGTCCAATGGAATTCATAGGTATAGGAAGAAGCCCTGTCAAATAGAGATTTTTTCTTTCGACCATATTTCGATTGTTAATACGATATATAAGGACCGCTACTACAAATAGTACTACACCCTTGATCGTGAAATATCGATTGCTTGTTGAACCCTGTGAATTGCGTGAAAGTAGGATACTCCAAATTCGGGGGTCAAAGAGTTTTATAAAACGTTCTTGgtggaaaaaaatgtgaatgaaaGATCCCACTGAAGTGAATTGGGTCCATGAATCTAAGAAATAGTGAGAATTCTTGATCTCTCTCAATATCTCTCTCAATTCGAAAATCCAAGATTTGAATTGATGTCCTTTCATTGATTCCTCCTAAATTACATTGATTTATCCTAAAGATTTCATTTCAATTGGAATTTGGTTATTCACCATGTACGAGGATCCCCGCTAAGCATCCATGGCTGAATGGTTAAAGCGCCCAACTCATAATTGGCGAATTCGTAGGTTCAATTCCTACTGGATGCACGCCAATGGGACCCTCCAATAAGTCTATTGGAATTGGCTCTGTATCAATGGAATCTCATCATCCATACATAACGAATTGGTGTGGTATATTCATATCATAACATATGAACAGTAAGAACTAGCATTCTTATTGAGACTAGAACTCATAGGGAAGAAAATAGATTTATGGATGGAATCAAATATGCAGTATTTACAGACAAAAGTATTCGGTTATTGGGGAAAAATCAATATACTTCTAATGTCGAATCAGGATCAACTAGGACAGAAATAAAGCATTGGGTCGAACTCTTCTTTGGTGTCAAGGTAATAGCTATGAATAGTCATCGACTCCCGGGAAAGGGTAGAAGAATGGGACCTATTATGGGACATACAATGCATTACAGACGTATGATCATTACGCTTCAACCGGGTTATTCTATTCCACCTCTTAGAAAGAAAAGAACTTAAATCAAAATACTTAATAGCATGGCGATACATTTATACAAAACTTCTACCCCGAGCACACGCAATAGAGCCGTAGACAGTCAAGTGAAATCCAATCCACGAAATAATTTGATCTATGGACAGCATCGTTGTGGTAAAGGTCGTAATGCCAGAGGAATCATTACCGCAGGGCATAGAGGGGGAGGTCATAAGCGTCTATACCGTAAAATCGATTTTCGACGGAATGAAAAAGACATATATGGTAGAATCGTAACCATAGAATACGACCCTAATCGAAATGCATACATTTGTCTCATACACTATGGGGATGGTGAGAAGAGATATATTTTACATCCCAGAGGGGCTATAATTGGAGATACCATTGTTTCTGGTACAGAAGTTCCTATAAAAATGGGAAATGCCCTACCTTTGAGTGCGGTTTGAACTATTGATTTACGTAATTGGAAGTAACCAATTAGGTTTACGACGAAACCTAGAAATCGATCACTGATCCAATTTGAGTACCTCTACAGGATAGACCTCAACAGAAAACTGAAGAGTAACGGCAGCAAGTGATTGAGTTCAGTAGTTCctcatataaaattattgacTCTAGAGATATAGTAATATGGAGAAGACAAAATTGTTTCAAGCACCGACAGAACCAGAAGCGCCCCTTGTTTCAAAGAGAGGAGGACGGGTTATTCACATTTCATTTGATGGTCAGAGGCGAATTGAAAGCTAAGCAGTGGTAATTCTAAAGATTCCCCGGGGGAAAAATAGAGATGTCTCCTACGTTACCCATAATATGTGGAAGTATCGACGTAATTTCATAGAGTCATTCGGTCTGAATGCTACATGAAGAACATAAGCCAGATGACGGAACGGGAAGACCTAGGATGTAGAAGATCATAACATGAGTGATTGGCAGATTTGGATTCCTATATATCCACTCATGTGGTACTTCATTATACGATATATATAAGATCCATCTGTATAGATATCATCATCTACATCCAGAAAGCCGTATGCTTTGGAAGAAGCTTGTACGGTTTGGGAAGGGGTTTTGATTGATCAAAAAGAAGAATCTACTTCAACCGATATGCCCTTAGGCACGGCCATACATAACATAGAAATCACACTTGGAAAGGGTGGACAATTAGCTAGAGCAGCGGGTGCTGTAGCGAAACTGATTGCAAAAGAGGGGAAATCGGCCACATTAAAATTACCTTCTGGGGAGGTCCGTTTGATATCCAAAAACTGCTCAGCAACAGTCGGACAGGTGGGAAATGTTGGGGTGAACCAGAAAAGTTTGGGTAGAGCCGGATCTAAGTGTTGGCTAGGTAAGCGTCCTGTAGTAAGAGGAGTAGTTATGAACCCTGTAGACCATCCCCATGGGGGTGGTGAGGGGAGAGCCCCAATTGGTAGAAAAAAACCCACAACCCCTTGGGGTTATCCTGCACTTGGAAGAAGAAGTagaaaaaggaataaatatAGCGATAATTTGATTCTTCGCCGCCGTAGTAAGTAGTAAATAGGAGAGAAAATAGAATTTGTTTCTTcgtctttacaaaaaaaaaaaaaaataggagtaATTAACTGTGACAcgttcactaaaaaaaaatccttttatagcaaagcatttattaagaaaaattgctATGCTTAACACAACGtgggaaaaagaaataatagtaaCTTGGTCCCGGACATCTACCATTATACCCACAATGATCGGCCATACTATTGCTGTACATAATGGAAAGGAGCATTTTCCTATTTATATAACAGATCGTATGGTAGGCCACAAATTGGGAGAATTTTCATCTACTCTAAATTTCCGGGGACACGCAAAAAACGATAATAGATCTCGTCGTTAAAATAACGATACTTATCCTTCATTATTCATTAGTGGGAGGTGAACCTTATGACAAATATGTTAAGGAACATAAATAAAGACCCATTTATATttacaagagaaaaagaagatataaaattaaaaacagaaGTATACGCTTTAAGTCAATCTATCTCTATGTCTGCTCACAAAGC
The Vitis riparia cultivar Riparia Gloire de Montpellier isolate 1030 unplaced genomic scaffold, EGFV_Vit.rip_1.0 scaffold727_pilon_pilon, whole genome shotgun sequence genome window above contains:
- the LOC117910373 gene encoding protein Ycf2-like, with the translated sequence MKGHQFKSWIFELREILREIKNSHYFLDSWTQFTSVGSFIHIFFHQERFIKLFDPRIWSILLSRNSQGSTSNRYFTIKGVVLFVVAVLIYRINNRNMVERKNLYLTGLLPIPMNSIGPRNDTLEESFGSSNINRLIVSLLYLPKGKKISESCFLDPKESTWVLPITKKCIMPESNWGSRWWRNWIGKKRDSSCKISNETVAGIEISFKEKDIKYLEFLFVYYMDDPIHKDHDWELFDRLSPRKRRNIINLNSGQLFEILVKHWICYLMSAFREKIPIEVEGFFKQQGAGSTIQSNDIEHVSHLFSRNKWAISLQNCAQFHMWQFRQDLFVSWGKNPHESDFLRNVSRENWIWLDNVWLVNKDRFFSKVRNVSSNIQYDSTRSSFVQVTDSSQLKGSSDQSRDHFDSISNEDSKYHTLINQREIQQLKERSILWDPSFLQTERTEIESDRFPKCLSGYSSMSMSRLFTEREKQMIIHLLPEEIEEFLGNPTRSIRSFFSDRWSELHLGSNPIERSTRDQKLLKKQQDVSFVPSRRSENKEMVNIFKIITYLQNTVSIHPISSDPGCDMVPKDEPDMDSSNKISFLNKNPFFDLFHLFHDRNRGGYTLHHDFESEERFQEMADRFTLSITEPDLVYHKGFAFSIDSYGLDQKQFLNEVFNSRDESNKKSLLVLPPSFYEENESFYRRIRKKWVRISCGNDLEDPKPKIVVFASNNIMEAVNQYILIRNLIQIQYSTYGYIRNVLNRFFLMNRSDRNFEYGIQRDQIGNDTLNHRTIMKYTINQHLSNLKKSQKKWFDPLIFISRTERSMNRDPHAYRYKWSNGSKNFQELGMATGRGTVGARVLCVGVHVLPMDCHQLLPKDGLNAAPSTLQLFQNFANLPMVGKPLYGVVSDAGFRCFPWTAINFFLKDGFNPAPSTLQLLQNSVNLPMVGKPLYNVVFDAVYIGGQHCIPYIAIGETSHGSVALIVGVTGMVGLSLAEALKKPRAIGGPWKVYGAARRPKPTWFPTSNVDDYLAFDAVNPDDTRAKLSPISHEVTHVFWVAIQVRETEELNVTVNAAMLSNVLGVLKSAPSSRLRHLTLQTGTQHYIGPLHDPNHSGLXLLKVF
- the LOC117910383 gene encoding 50S ribosomal protein L2, chloroplastic; this encodes MAIHLYKTSTPSTRNRAVDSQVKSNPRNNLIYGQHRCGKGRNARGIITAGHRGGGHKRLYRKIDFRRNEKDIYGRIVTIEYDPNRNAYICLIHYGDGEKRYILHPRGAIIGDTIVSGTEVPIKMGNALPLTDMPLGTAIHNIEITLGKGGQLARAAGAVAKLIAKEGKSATLKLPSGEVRLISKNCSATVGQVGNVGVNQKSLGRAGSKCWLGKRPVVRGVVMNPVDHPHGGGEGRAPIGRKKPTTPWGYPALGRRSRKRNKYSDNLILRRRSK